The window CCAGAACTCTTGTGGTAACTCTCGGCGAGCTGGGTGCGGTAGTCAAGAGGGATAGCGAAATAATGCTTATTCCGGCTTTAACCGGTTTCTTCGGCGAAACGGTCGATACCACCGGAGCGGGAGACGTGTGGTGCGGGGGCTTCCTAGCGGGATACATGCTGACAGGGGATTTCAACAAAGCCGTCGTCTCGGCTTCGATACTCGCGGGTCTAAAATGCCTAGACTGGTACTTCAGAGCCATATCTGGTCTCAGATTCGGCAGCGTCGACGAGCTTATAAAACACGTCATAGCCTTGAGAGGAGATAGAAGGCAGCGTAAGCTCACCGACTACATGAGCTGGGGAGGTGCTTAACCTGGTTGCCAGCCGTCATAGACCTGTTCTCAGGAGCCGGAGGGTTTTCGCTAGGGTTTAAACGCCGAGGCTGCCTCATATCGGCGGCCGTCGAGAACTTTCCACCCGCCGTTAAGACGTATAGGATTAACTTCCCCGAGACCGAGCTTTTAGCTAAGGATGTTAGGAAGGTTTCAGCCGAGGAGCTTCCGAAGGACATAGACGTGGTCATAGCCGGGCCACCCTGCGAAGCCTTCACCGCATCTAACCCTAACAGGCGAAAGAGACCGTTAGACCGGCTATATAGGGATCCGTCTGGCATGCTTATGCTAGAAGCCGTCAGGCTCATAGCGCTTCTGAAGCCTAAGATATTCGTTATAGAGAACGTTCCAGAGGTCGCTGCTCCAGTGATCAGAAGTGCTTTAGCCAAGGAATTTAGACGGATAGGCTATCCTAAAGTATATTTTAACCTCTTACGGGCGGAGAATTACGGTTGCCCAAGCCTGAGGAGAAGAGTTTTCATTTCTAACGTAGAGATCAAGCCGGAACCGACAGTCGTTAAGCCTGTAACGGTCCGAGAGGCACTTAAGGGTCTTCCACCTCCAGGTTCGAGCGGGGTGCCGAACCATAGGCTTACACCCATATCTAGAAGGAGGCTTCTTCAGATATCTAGGCTTAGGCAGGGCGAAGCTCTCGTAAGGTATAGAGGGGCCGGAGGTAAAACGTATCGAAACTGGGTGCGGTTGATACCTGATAAACCTGCTCCACCCGTGTTGGGGAACTCCAGGTTTATCCATCCTTGGGAGAATAGGCTTCTAACGGTTAGAGAGCAAGCCAGGCTCATGGGTTTCCCAGATGACCACGTCTTCTTAGGAGGTCTCAAAAATCAGTATGATATGGTCGGCGAAGCGGTGCCTGTGCCCTTAGCCGAAGCTATAGCCGAGAGCGTATTAGAGACCTTAGAGGAGCTTTAAGAAAGGGAAAATTTAGAGAGGACAAAAATTCGCTATGGATTAAGCTACTCTAACGCTTCCTTGAGATATAGCTTGTAGGGTC of the Candidatus Bathyarchaeota archaeon genome contains:
- a CDS encoding carbohydrate kinase family protein, with amino-acid sequence VFREIARRADFFVLNEAEAYGLTGLRSLARAVAKLRARTLVVTLGELGAVVKRDSEIMLIPALTGFFGETVDTTGAGDVWCGGFLAGYMLTGDFNKAVVSASILAGLKCLDWYFRAISGLRFGSVDELIKHVIALRGDRRQRKLTDYMSWGGA
- a CDS encoding DNA cytosine methyltransferase, which translates into the protein MPAVIDLFSGAGGFSLGFKRRGCLISAAVENFPPAVKTYRINFPETELLAKDVRKVSAEELPKDIDVVIAGPPCEAFTASNPNRRKRPLDRLYRDPSGMLMLEAVRLIALLKPKIFVIENVPEVAAPVIRSALAKEFRRIGYPKVYFNLLRAENYGCPSLRRRVFISNVEIKPEPTVVKPVTVREALKGLPPPGSSGVPNHRLTPISRRRLLQISRLRQGEALVRYRGAGGKTYRNWVRLIPDKPAPPVLGNSRFIHPWENRLLTVREQARLMGFPDDHVFLGGLKNQYDMVGEAVPVPLAEAIAESVLETLEEL